The proteins below are encoded in one region of Vibrio sp. ED004:
- the ihfB gene encoding integration host factor subunit beta — MTKSELIERLCAEQTHLSAKEIEDAVKDILEHMASTLESGDRIEIRGFGSFSLHYREPRVGRNPKTGDKVELEGKYVPHFKPGKELRERVNSGM; from the coding sequence ATGACTAAGTCTGAATTGATTGAAAGACTGTGCGCTGAGCAAACGCATCTTTCTGCAAAAGAAATTGAAGACGCTGTAAAAGACATTTTAGAGCATATGGCTTCAACACTAGAAAGTGGTGATCGAATCGAAATTCGCGGTTTTGGCAGCTTTTCTCTGCATTATCGTGAGCCTCGTGTTGGACGTAACCCAAAGACTGGTGACAAAGTAGAGTTAGAAGGTAAATACGTTCCTCACTTCAAACCAGGTAAAGAG